GCTCTCTTTATCATATGCAGAATCTCTGCACTTCTCTCCTTCGTGCGTTCACTCTCCTGCACCCGAAGCTTTTCATACACGCCCTGATTCACAGACAGTTCTTTTTTCAGATATTCTCCCATCACCGGGTGACCCTTCTCTAATAAATATTTTCCATATTCAAGCTCTTCTTCTGCTGCCGGAACACCTTCCGCATAAAGACCTTTCTGCTCTGTCGGGATCACCTTCATCATCGGATAGTATTTGCCATCCTCTTCCACCATGTCCTCTGCAACGATACGAAATCTATGTTCTTCCAGATAACGGCGGACTTTCGCAAGCTCTGACTGCGGCTGCAGGATCAGTTCCTTTAAGCTTCTGGTTTTTGCCGGATCCTCATTCAAAATATGTATGACAAGACCGCCGCCCATTCCGGCGGCGATCATTGTGTCAGCTTCTTCCATTTTCAAATTCACCAGACCATCAGAAAGACGGGTAACGATCTTCCCATCCAGTCCATGTTCAAGGATATGTGTATCCGCTCTCTCTAATGGTCCTTTGTTAATATCCATGGCAATTGCGGATGGAACCAGCCCGTTCTGTGTCAGATAGATTGGGATGTAAGCGTGATCTGTTCCCACATCCGCAAGACGCATTCCCGGTGTGACAAGATCCGCCACTGCCTGTAATCTTTTTGATAATTCAGCCATCTTCTTAATCCAAATAATCTCTTAATTTTCTGCTGCGGCTTGGATGACGAAGCTTGCGGAGTGCTTTTGCTTCAATCTGACGGATACGCTCACGGGTGACATCGAACTCTTTTCCGACCTCTTCCAGTGTACGTGCTCTTCCATCACTCATACCAAAACGCAGGCGGAGAACCTTCTGCTCTCTCTCTGTCAGTGTACTTAAAACTTCATCCAGCTGTTCTTTCAGAAGTGTCTGCGCTGCAGCTTCTGCCGGAACAGGTACATTGTCATCCTGGATAAAGTCGCCCAGGTGGCTGTCCTCTTCCTCACCGATCGGAGTCTCAAGAGAAACCGGTTCCTGGGAAATCTTTAAGATTTCACGCACACGGTCTACCGGCATGTCCAACTCTGCAGCGATCTCTTCCGGCGTAGGTTCACGTCCAAGCTCCTGCAGTAACTGTCTGGATACACGGATCAGTTTGTTGATCGTCTCTACCATATGAACCGGTATACGGATGGTTCTCGCCT
The sequence above is drawn from the Coprococcus comes ATCC 27758 genome and encodes:
- a CDS encoding tRNA (adenine(22)-N(1))-methyltransferase; this encodes MAELSKRLQAVADLVTPGMRLADVGTDHAYIPIYLTQNGLVPSAIAMDINKGPLERADTHILEHGLDGKIVTRLSDGLVNLKMEEADTMIAAGMGGGLVIHILNEDPAKTRSLKELILQPQSELAKVRRYLEEHRFRIVAEDMVEEDGKYYPMMKVIPTEQKGLYAEGVPAAEEELEYGKYLLEKGHPVMGEYLKKELSVNQGVYEKLRVQESERTKERSAEILHMIKRAEDLLDRYF